The Borrelia coriaceae genome has a window encoding:
- a CDS encoding apolipoprotein A1/A4/E family protein produces the protein MSAEVKEQVVDEEIAKNAVRPERIKKDYHSVTFEGQIISYYVLEEKFDLLQDRMLDNFHYLDDKISILKSDLNTKIDGVESRLNEKIETVKNDLNTKIDGVESRLNEKIDKLDARVDKLDSKIDGVETRLNEKIDKVEARLDAKIGKLDARVDKLDSKIEDVKSDLGQINSRLTLIENRLGFKGQLVSSLTVVAAFAVSYFVAQLFVALGKYLGIS, from the coding sequence ATGAGTGCTGAAGTAAAAGAACAAGTAGTTGATGAAGAGATAGCTAAGAATGCTGTTAGGCCTGAGAGGATTAAAAAAGATTATCATAGTGTGACATTTGAAGGCCAGATTATAAGTTATTATGTTCTTGAAGAAAAGTTTGATCTTCTTCAAGATAGAATGTTGGATAATTTTCATTATTTAGATGATAAGATAAGCATACTAAAGAGTGATTTAAATACTAAGATAGATGGAGTAGAGAGTAGGCTTAATGAAAAAATAGAGACGGTTAAAAATGATTTAAATACTAAGATAGATGGAGTAGAGAGTAGGCTTAATGAAAAAATAGACAAGCTTGATGCTAGGGTAGATAAGCTTGATTCAAAGATAGATGGGGTTGAGACTAGACTTAACGAAAAGATAGATAAAGTTGAGGCTAGACTTGATGCCAAGATAGGCAAACTTGATGCTAGGGTAGATAAGCTTGATTCAAAGATAGAGGATGTTAAGAGTGATCTAGGGCAGATCAATTCTAGATTAACTTTAATAGAAAATAGATTAGGATTTAAAGGACAGTTAGTTTCTTCTTTGACAGTTGTTGCTGCATTTGCTGTATCATATTTTGTTGCACAATTATTTGTGGCTTTAGGAAAATATTTAGGCATTTCTTAG
- a CDS encoding tail tape measure protein gives MTLDEIVIPISINTSNESKLDEISSALKNIAYEEFENLKDLKSKLEHATKAGVGFNTVYNALLANTEKSSKNFKNLANSIKGVGDKSSNIKSLSSTLKGVGKSLFDVKAFSNKAAQALDQLAVSALPITLVIKVVERIGSAITGVFTGALDSLASFNEEVSVFSDMLGDTEVGKVLADDIRAFGEETLFTGEAISNAAKTMLSYGAAASEVSERMRMFGEAAGGSSAGLEKLAEVYSKVEAGNNIALEDLSELRNVGVDITDILAKEAEDAGSSLFKMASDGKLGFNELSNALKKATSEGGKFYGNTARGAKTLAEAQLQTFKMSQKLFLELGKALEPMMIGFEKLKQALLLGIVVPITKVASATIFLFNKYVEFYKYMGGTVVSGFKLWFNTLMIGFNKIKELVSYVIGTLTLGFKLLFNTMMTGFRKAQEWIHSSILTPLSNISESVMELLGKLKNLVSYVTIKFVSGFKIALDPIIEMFKKLTNWVTNLWDKMKGFWGVSKDSEQKTNTSLSNDEGGKKKDEPDRVKKLNDNLIKDYKALQEQIFIRQREVALKPLKEQEKATRDLQATINAKNKEFIKRYGKSFNSLTADNQKTLANVEKEVSNFAKSNFSFVSEHKDLQNEISKLSRDILVLPYEEQEKAMRKLANDINKKKEEFVSKYLKSFDTLNDSNKSTLLQIVKQSEQVLEESSDNFKSFFSMLLDSLLDNFSGIVNQDLGKSFAEGSGKVADTLTSSLFDVSKSMLSSTGPLGAMASAGLDFVLGIFTGFEQQRMKEIEAKRDKDLDELVKQSEVELMRLEEGFDREIAMRKEKLNELDDQYSKEIEFLKQAQSKGQISGEEFQRRIAQVESEYKSKRQQESGALTKAETSKKIEVERARKLEKLEAERIKAAAEVEKVKARWWHFGRSADIEDAQKILEEILRRIARVKSAGSVEEIKLARKGAIFKSTRPTYMPGLRLMTSEMGQSELIRVTPAPIDENLRNIEARIIAEEINKIQQSERKSPVIINNYNFNGDVLDADKLVRMLKAREHSIGFRMSE, from the coding sequence ATGACACTTGATGAGATTGTAATTCCTATTTCAATTAATACTAGTAATGAGTCTAAATTGGATGAGATATCTAGTGCGCTTAAAAACATTGCATATGAAGAATTTGAGAACTTAAAAGATTTAAAATCAAAATTAGAACATGCAACTAAGGCTGGGGTCGGTTTTAATACGGTTTATAATGCTTTGCTTGCAAATACTGAGAAGAGTTCAAAGAATTTTAAAAATCTTGCAAATTCAATTAAGGGCGTTGGAGATAAGTCTAGTAATATTAAGAGCTTAAGTAGTACTCTTAAAGGTGTTGGTAAAAGCTTGTTTGATGTTAAGGCCTTTTCTAATAAGGCAGCACAAGCATTAGATCAACTTGCAGTAAGCGCATTGCCAATAACACTGGTTATTAAAGTAGTTGAGAGGATAGGTTCGGCTATTACTGGGGTATTTACTGGGGCTTTAGACTCACTAGCTTCATTTAATGAAGAGGTCAGTGTATTTTCTGATATGTTAGGTGATACTGAAGTTGGGAAGGTTTTAGCAGATGATATTAGAGCTTTTGGTGAGGAGACATTATTTACTGGTGAGGCTATAAGTAATGCTGCTAAGACTATGCTCTCTTATGGCGCAGCGGCTTCTGAGGTTAGTGAGCGAATGCGCATGTTTGGAGAAGCAGCAGGGGGTAGTAGTGCTGGGCTTGAGAAGTTAGCAGAAGTTTATTCTAAAGTTGAAGCTGGGAATAATATTGCATTAGAGGACCTTTCTGAACTTCGTAATGTTGGGGTTGATATTACTGATATTTTAGCAAAAGAGGCTGAAGATGCTGGTAGTTCTTTATTTAAGATGGCAAGTGATGGTAAGCTAGGGTTTAATGAATTAAGCAATGCCCTTAAAAAGGCTACAAGTGAGGGTGGTAAGTTTTATGGCAATACTGCTCGTGGTGCTAAAACCCTAGCAGAAGCGCAACTTCAAACCTTTAAAATGAGTCAGAAGCTATTTTTAGAGCTTGGGAAGGCCCTTGAACCTATGATGATAGGTTTTGAAAAGTTAAAACAAGCTTTACTTTTAGGAATTGTAGTTCCAATAACCAAAGTGGCTTCTGCAACAATTTTTTTATTTAATAAGTATGTAGAGTTTTATAAGTATATGGGTGGAACGGTAGTTTCAGGATTTAAACTGTGGTTTAATACCCTCATGATTGGGTTTAATAAGATAAAAGAACTTGTATCTTATGTTATTGGAACTTTGACTTTAGGATTTAAGTTATTGTTTAATACCATGATGACGGGTTTTAGAAAAGCACAAGAGTGGATACATTCAAGTATTCTAACTCCTCTAAGCAATATTAGTGAATCAGTAATGGAGCTTTTAGGTAAGCTTAAAAATCTTGTATCTTATGTTACTATCAAATTTGTTAGTGGGTTTAAGATTGCACTTGATCCAATTATCGAGATGTTTAAAAAGCTTACAAATTGGGTAACTAATCTTTGGGATAAGATGAAGGGGTTTTGGGGTGTTAGTAAGGATTCAGAGCAAAAGACTAATACTTCTCTTTCTAATGATGAGGGTGGCAAAAAAAAGGATGAGCCTGACCGAGTAAAGAAGTTAAATGATAATCTTATTAAAGACTATAAGGCTTTACAAGAACAAATTTTTATTCGTCAAAGAGAAGTAGCTCTTAAACCTTTAAAGGAACAAGAGAAGGCTACTCGTGATTTACAAGCTACAATTAATGCTAAAAATAAGGAGTTTATTAAGAGGTATGGTAAGAGTTTTAACTCTTTAACTGCTGATAATCAAAAAACACTTGCTAATGTTGAGAAGGAGGTTAGTAATTTTGCTAAGTCTAATTTTAGTTTTGTAAGTGAACATAAGGATTTGCAAAATGAAATATCAAAACTTAGTAGAGACATTTTGGTGCTTCCATATGAAGAACAAGAAAAGGCAATGAGGAAGCTTGCTAATGATATTAATAAGAAAAAGGAAGAATTTGTTTCTAAATATTTAAAAAGTTTTGATACTCTTAATGATTCAAATAAAAGTACTTTGCTACAAATTGTAAAGCAATCAGAACAAGTTTTAGAAGAGTCATCTGATAATTTTAAGTCCTTTTTTTCTATGCTTTTAGATAGTCTTTTAGATAATTTTTCTGGGATTGTTAATCAGGATTTAGGTAAAAGTTTTGCAGAAGGTTCAGGCAAGGTTGCAGATACCCTTACTAGTTCATTATTTGATGTATCAAAAAGCATGCTATCAAGTACGGGGCCTTTGGGAGCAATGGCTTCAGCAGGTTTGGATTTTGTTTTAGGTATTTTTACAGGATTTGAACAGCAAAGAATGAAAGAGATTGAAGCTAAGCGTGATAAGGACTTAGATGAATTAGTTAAGCAAAGTGAGGTTGAACTTATGCGTCTTGAGGAAGGGTTTGATCGTGAAATTGCAATGCGAAAAGAAAAACTAAACGAGCTTGATGATCAGTATAGTAAAGAGATTGAATTCTTAAAGCAAGCACAAAGTAAGGGACAGATATCTGGAGAGGAATTTCAAAGACGAATTGCGCAAGTAGAGAGTGAGTATAAATCTAAAAGGCAACAAGAGAGTGGAGCACTAACTAAGGCTGAGACTTCTAAAAAGATTGAAGTAGAGCGTGCACGTAAGCTTGAAAAATTAGAAGCAGAGCGCATTAAAGCAGCAGCGGAAGTTGAAAAAGTAAAGGCAAGGTGGTGGCATTTTGGTAGATCTGCTGATATAGAGGATGCTCAAAAAATATTAGAAGAAATATTAAGAAGAATAGCAAGAGTCAAGTCAGCAGGCTCGGTTGAGGAGATAAAGCTTGCTCGTAAAGGCGCTATTTTTAAGAGTACAAGGCCAACTTATATGCCTGGCTTAAGACTTATGACTAGTGAGATGGGACAGAGTGAGCTTATAAGAGTAACTCCAGCCCCGATTGATGAAAATTTGAGAAATATTGAAGCAAGAATCATTGCAGAAGAAATTAATAAAATACAGCAAAGTGAGAGAAAGAGCCCAGTAATTATTAATAATTATAATTTTAATGGTGATGTTTTGGATGCTGATAAGCTTGTGCGTATGCTTAAAGCTAGGGAGCATTCAATAGGTTTTAGGATGTCAGAATAG
- a CDS encoding phage cement protein, with amino-acid sequence MPNFDFTKTEKNFLPGFEHKSGLHQTETGIVDIGSEAIGPGDLVIASKSSPMGDVLVKKATSSIQESDFIRGFALRKTNIASHESCNYLPGELVPIRRFGEVVITLDALYLDPKIGQYVFFKEGKFVSDGKGGVQVGRIKDLGATSSDRVGRLVLLDIQIGPEYDSSGSRKFTA; translated from the coding sequence ATGCCTAATTTTGATTTTACTAAGACAGAGAAGAATTTTTTACCAGGATTTGAGCACAAATCAGGCCTTCATCAAACTGAGACTGGAATAGTTGATATTGGATCAGAGGCTATAGGTCCTGGAGATTTGGTAATAGCAAGTAAATCGTCCCCTATGGGTGATGTTTTAGTTAAAAAAGCAACATCTAGTATTCAAGAATCAGACTTTATTCGTGGATTTGCTCTTAGAAAGACAAACATAGCATCGCATGAGAGTTGTAATTACTTGCCAGGCGAATTGGTTCCTATTAGGAGATTTGGAGAAGTGGTAATCACTCTTGATGCGCTGTATTTAGATCCTAAGATTGGTCAGTACGTATTTTTTAAAGAAGGCAAGTTTGTAAGTGATGGTAAGGGAGGGGTTCAAGTTGGTAGGATCAAGGATTTAGGTGCTACTAGTAGTGATAGAGTTGGAAGGTTAGTGCTATTAGACATTCAGATTGGTCCTGAATATGATTCTAGTGGTAGTAGGAAGTTTACAGCATAG
- a CDS encoding anti-CBASS protein Acb1 family protein, producing MFKFKFLRKSENASLKSPLMPASNSLTGDPLRLAHQIAEIYAGFAASRDIEHKTGDGLSKLFDNNFRGVIKNMVYKAILTGVSAFYIVVPDSEDPRTPLKCGFPCLCFNFGQVCNGDDYSFENIHPTRIIKMQSSFLNFGALEKSSRIMNTLLDETVGFLKVNNFTFLKSATLPSVKDMTAYDLAELKKNIEGVLDSNHKMMILGREDDIANITRSVSPIRDAFDIIVSDITLHSGIPKEVLYPISPSGEGSVGNYDIFYLNIEQICRLMVAPFINSVLEKFGLESNWQFKAVKPISQKEQAEIDEKHARTLALYTELLSKAKEMGDLDLSLKIQSELEEFLQV from the coding sequence TTGTTTAAGTTTAAATTTTTAAGAAAAAGTGAGAATGCTAGTCTAAAGTCACCTTTAATGCCAGCAAGCAATTCATTAACTGGCGACCCTTTAAGACTTGCTCATCAAATAGCAGAGATATACGCAGGATTTGCAGCATCAAGAGATATTGAGCATAAAACGGGTGATGGTCTTTCTAAGCTATTTGATAATAATTTTAGAGGGGTTATTAAGAATATGGTCTACAAAGCAATTCTTACTGGAGTGAGCGCATTTTACATAGTAGTCCCCGATTCAGAAGATCCACGTACACCTCTTAAGTGTGGATTTCCTTGTCTTTGTTTTAATTTTGGGCAAGTGTGTAATGGTGATGATTATTCTTTTGAAAATATTCATCCAACTCGTATTATAAAAATGCAATCCTCATTTTTAAATTTTGGGGCATTAGAGAAGAGTAGTAGGATTATGAATACTTTACTTGATGAGACTGTAGGGTTTTTAAAGGTTAATAATTTTACTTTCTTAAAGTCAGCAACCCTTCCATCAGTAAAAGATATGACTGCTTATGATTTAGCAGAGCTTAAGAAAAATATAGAAGGGGTACTAGACAGTAATCATAAGATGATGATACTTGGAAGAGAGGATGATATTGCAAATATTACACGCTCTGTAAGTCCTATAAGAGATGCTTTTGATATTATTGTATCTGATATAACACTTCATTCTGGGATTCCTAAAGAAGTGCTCTATCCCATATCTCCTTCTGGGGAGGGCAGTGTTGGGAATTATGACATATTTTACCTTAATATTGAGCAAATCTGTAGGCTTATGGTAGCCCCATTTATAAACTCAGTACTAGAAAAATTTGGGCTTGAGTCTAATTGGCAGTTTAAGGCGGTTAAACCTATTAGTCAAAAGGAGCAAGCAGAAATTGATGAGAAGCACGCACGTACTCTAGCCTTATATACAGAGCTTTTAAGCAAGGCTAAAGAAATGGGAGATTTAGATTTAAGTTTAAAAATTCAATCTGAACTTGAGGAGTTTTTGCAAGTTTAA
- a CDS encoding PBSX family phage terminase large subunit: MNNLRFKRLPVYFEAYQNKPNAEIFIYYSSRGTGKTYDIATVNLERKFTPEGGDTLAVRKKKNKTIQSIHKEILELLHRYNLRREFNVSKAKIETKNLIYGRKRAFVFEGGHDTTDLKSYAHFKDLWLEEANQFTESDIEMLVPTMRERGGRIYMSSNPVPSSHWLYKRYISNEDNPAVCVIKSTYKDNPFLNGGDIDLWLERQRLAYHGNDIGFRIEVLGEEFEFGTARFIKDFNVCDESFISGLQGSFYTGVHIKGNRVCFLEVLVGRIAYLPVTVVTNASSKVLLSREDYASECARFRGTFVLPCAREELRFVFSKFGRGSLIARNRNLYVLSDYLIPNNLNVVKREETEDVVLEFSQTEYYYDESLGRDSGAATNLVMQRDLEYIPAFLNAVSILM, encoded by the coding sequence GTGAATAATTTGAGATTTAAAAGACTGCCAGTTTACTTTGAAGCATACCAAAATAAACCTAATGCTGAGATTTTTATTTATTACTCAAGTCGTGGTACTGGGAAGACTTATGATATTGCAACAGTAAATCTTGAGAGAAAGTTTACACCCGAAGGCGGTGATACTTTAGCAGTTAGAAAGAAGAAAAATAAAACAATTCAGTCAATTCATAAAGAAATTTTAGAGTTACTCCATAGGTATAACTTAAGGCGTGAATTTAATGTGAGTAAGGCTAAGATAGAGACAAAAAATTTAATATATGGGCGTAAACGAGCATTTGTATTTGAAGGTGGTCATGATACAACGGATCTTAAATCCTATGCACATTTTAAAGATTTATGGCTTGAGGAGGCTAATCAATTTACTGAATCTGATATTGAAATGCTTGTTCCTACAATGAGAGAGCGTGGTGGTAGGATTTACATGTCAAGTAATCCAGTACCTAGTTCGCATTGGCTTTACAAACGTTATATTTCAAATGAAGATAATCCTGCGGTGTGTGTTATTAAGAGTACTTATAAAGATAATCCTTTCTTAAATGGAGGAGATATTGATTTGTGGCTAGAGAGACAAAGACTTGCGTATCATGGTAATGATATTGGATTTCGAATTGAGGTTTTAGGAGAAGAATTTGAGTTTGGTACAGCACGGTTTATAAAAGATTTTAATGTTTGTGATGAGAGTTTTATTTCAGGGTTGCAGGGCAGTTTTTATACTGGAGTTCACATTAAGGGAAATAGGGTTTGCTTTCTAGAAGTTCTTGTTGGAAGAATTGCTTACCTTCCAGTAACAGTTGTAACTAATGCTAGTAGTAAAGTGTTACTCTCAAGAGAAGATTATGCTAGTGAGTGTGCACGTTTTAGAGGGACTTTTGTTTTGCCTTGTGCTAGAGAAGAGTTAAGATTTGTTTTTTCTAAGTTCGGTAGGGGGTCTTTAATTGCAAGAAATCGTAATCTTTATGTGCTCTCAGATTATCTTATACCTAATAATCTTAATGTAGTTAAAAGAGAAGAGACTGAGGATGTGGTTTTAGAGTTTAGCCAGACTGAGTATTATTATGATGAATCTTTAGGTAGGGATAGTGGTGCTGCTACAAATCTTGTTATGCAAAGGGATTTAGAGTACATTCCAGCATTTCTTAATGCAGTATCAATTTTAATGTAA